The following is a genomic window from Hymenobacter chitinivorans DSM 11115.
GATGATGCCGACTTTGCTCATGCCACAAACTCCCGAATGCTGGCAATTACGTACTGCTGCTCTTCATCCGTCAGAGTCGGGAACATCGGAATGCTCAGGCAGTGGGCGTAATACTGCTCAGCCAGCGGGAAGTCCCCATTTTTCCAGCCCAGCTCCTGGTAATAGGGCATGGTATGGACCGGAATGTAGTGGACCTGGGCAAAAATCTGCTTCGTGCGCAGAAAGTCATACAGTCCTTTGCGGTCCACTACCTGAATAATATACAGGTGGTAGGCATGCCCGGCCGCCGTAGCCAGCGGAGTAACTGCGGGCATATCGGCAAAGGCCTCGTCGTAGCGGGCGGCCAGATCCCGGCGGCGGGCCAGGCCCGCATCGGCCCGCTCGAGTTGACTGACCCCCAGAGCGCAGAGCATATCCGGAATCCGGTAGTTGTAGCCCAGAGTCTGCATTTCCATGTACCAGCCCCCGTCGTGGCGGTGCATCTTGGCCGGGTCCTTCGTGATGCCGTGGGTGCGCAGCGTCAGCAGCTTTTCGTAGAGCTCCGGGCTGTTGGTGGTTACCATCCCGCCTTCGCCGGTAGCAATGTGCTTGACGGGGTGAAAGGAGAAAATAGCTAGGTCGGCCAGCTGCCCGTTGCCGCAGCGTTGCTGCCGGCCCTGGCGGTCAGTGAAAAAGCCCCCGGGCGCGTGGCAGGCGTCTTCAATAATCCAGAGGCCAAACTCGTCGGCCAGCTGGCGGGCTTCTTCCAGGTTTACCGGCAAGCCGGCAAAATCGACCGGGATGAGGCCGTGAAAATATCCCTTGGGGTGTGCTTCCAGCAAAGCCCGAACCTTGACCAAATCAATCAGGGCCGTGGCGGGGTCAATATCGGCGAAGTACACTTCGCCGCCGCAGTAACGCACGCAGTTGGCCGAAGCGGCAAAGGTGATGGGAGTCGTGATGACCCGCTGGCCGGGCTGTACGCCCAGGGCCAGGGTGCACAGGTGCAGCGCCGCCGTGCCGTTGCTGACGGCTACGGCGTAACGGGCCCCTATATATGCGGCAAACTTTTCCTCAAACTCGCCCACCTTCGGTCCCTGCGTCAGAAAATCGGAGCGAAGCGTCTCGGTGACGGCCTGAATGTCGGAGTCGGTGATGTGCTGACGCCCATAAGGAATCGGGTGGTTGGGCTGGAAAGGCATGGAAAAGGCGAAACTGAAGTGAAAGGCTGACACTGAGCGGGCACTAGCCGGGCCGGCTGCAAATATAGCCAGTGGTCAACGGTTGCGGCGGCCTGCCCACTCACAAATAACCCGTGGAGAACGGTAGCAAGGGCCGTTTTGTACTATCTTTACCTAAGTAGGATACTATTCGCTCTGGACTGTTCTGAGGTCCGCACCTATTCTCGCACATTCACCATACTATGAAAAGACTCTTTACGGGACTTGTCGTACTTTTTTGGTTACTGCATAGCTCTGCCTATGCGCAAAAAGAAACGCAAAACTGGTTTTTTGGTAACAACGCCGGGTTAAGCTTTGCCACTGGCCTACCTACTGCCATCACCGCGAGCAGCATGGTAACCTACGAGGCGGCGGCGGCTATTTCGGATCCGGCCGGCAATCTGCTCTTCTACACAAACTGCGTCAACGTCTGGAATCGTAACCATCAGCTGATGCCCAACGGCCAGAACCTGGGCGGGCATGAATCGGCTACGCAAGGAGCTTTGATTGTGCGTAACCCCGCCAATGCTTCCCAGTATTACCTGTTCGTCGTCGATGGCTGCGACAATTACTTGGTCGGCGGCTTAAAATACTCGCTCGTTGACATGACCCAGCAAGGGGGGCTGGGCGGGGTTACGGCGCGGGCTACCCAGCTCTCGACGGTACAAGTGACGGAGAAGCTGACGGCCGTGCGGCATGCCAATGGTAAGGATACCTGGATTGTTGTCCACGGCTGGAATACGAACACCTTTTATGCTTATTTGCTTACCGCCAGCGGTATCAGTTCTACGCCCGTCACTACCAGTATTGGGGCTGTCCACAGCGGAGGGGGCGGCAATACCGACAATGCCAATGGCGTAGGGTATATGAAAGCTTCTGCGGCGGGCAACAAGCTGGCCCTGGCCATTCGAGACGGTAATTTTGAGCTGTTTGACTTCAACAATGCTACTGGCATGCTCTCCAACTACGTGCCGCTGCCGCAAAACTTTCGGAGCTACGGGGTGGAATTCTCGCCCGACGGCTCCCGCCTGTATGGCTCCACGCTGAATGGTAACCGCATCTACCAGTTCAATGTCCTGGCCGGCTCTGCAACGGAAATTGCCGCTTCTGCTACCTTAGTTGGGACTAGCACGCCCGCGTCGGCTTACATCGGCGCTTTGCAGTTGGCTTCGGACGGCAAAATCTACGCAGCGCTCTATAACAGTCTCACCTTGGGGGTAATAAACAACCCCAATAGTTTAGGAACTGATTGCAACTACAGCAATTCTGGTCCCGCCTTGGGAGGCCGGCTTAGTCAGCTGGGCCTGCCCAATTTTCCCAACGCCTTTGCCCCACTCGCCAATGAATGGACCGGCGCGGTTAGCACCGTATACACCGACGCCGCCAACTGGAGCGCGGGCTTCGTACCCGGCAGCACCGACGACGTGACCATTAAGGCCACGGCTACGCGTATGCCGGTGCTCAGCACTAGCGCCTCGGTGCATAGCTTCACGGTGGATGCCGGGGCCTCGATGACGGTTGATGGCACATTTACCGTAACCGGAAGTATTCGGAATGATGGCTCATTCAGCGGGGCCGGAGAAGTGCAGATGACTACCACGGGCACCCACACCATTGATGGTACCCGGGTGCCCAGCATCCGCAACCTGACGCTGGCCACCGGGGCCACCACCCAGCTCAACGTGGCCACCTTCGTGACCGGTATGCTGACGCTGAATGCAAACCTGAACACGCCCCGGGCTGCCGTTGTGCTGGCCTCGAGCGCCAATGGCACGGCTATGGTTGTCAATAACGGCAATTTTGCCGTTGTTGGCCGGGCAGTAGTGCAGCGTTATATCGCGCCTGGCCTTAACCCCGGGCTAGGCTACCGGCATTATTCCAGCCCGGTGAGCAATGTTTCCTTCGACAGCTTTATTTACCAGGGCTATTCCGCGGTGGTCAACCCTGCCTACAACTCGGCGGCTTACCCCGGCACGGTTACGCCCTTCCCAACTGTCTAC
Proteins encoded in this region:
- the pseC gene encoding UDP-4-amino-4,6-dideoxy-N-acetyl-beta-L-altrosamine transaminase; this encodes MPFQPNHPIPYGRQHITDSDIQAVTETLRSDFLTQGPKVGEFEEKFAAYIGARYAVAVSNGTAALHLCTLALGVQPGQRVITTPITFAASANCVRYCGGEVYFADIDPATALIDLVKVRALLEAHPKGYFHGLIPVDFAGLPVNLEEARQLADEFGLWIIEDACHAPGGFFTDRQGRQQRCGNGQLADLAIFSFHPVKHIATGEGGMVTTNSPELYEKLLTLRTHGITKDPAKMHRHDGGWYMEMQTLGYNYRIPDMLCALGVSQLERADAGLARRRDLAARYDEAFADMPAVTPLATAAGHAYHLYIIQVVDRKGLYDFLRTKQIFAQVHYIPVHTMPYYQELGWKNGDFPLAEQYYAHCLSIPMFPTLTDEEQQYVIASIREFVA
- a CDS encoding T9SS type A sorting domain-containing protein — encoded protein: MVTYEAAAAISDPAGNLLFYTNCVNVWNRNHQLMPNGQNLGGHESATQGALIVRNPANASQYYLFVVDGCDNYLVGGLKYSLVDMTQQGGLGGVTARATQLSTVQVTEKLTAVRHANGKDTWIVVHGWNTNTFYAYLLTASGISSTPVTTSIGAVHSGGGGNTDNANGVGYMKASAAGNKLALAIRDGNFELFDFNNATGMLSNYVPLPQNFRSYGVEFSPDGSRLYGSTLNGNRIYQFNVLAGSATEIAASATLVGTSTPASAYIGALQLASDGKIYAALYNSLTLGVINNPNSLGTDCNYSNSGPALGGRLSQLGLPNFPNAFAPLANEWTGAVSTVYTDAANWSAGFVPGSTDDVTIKATATRMPVLSTSASVHSFTVDAGASMTVDGTFTVTGSIRNDGSFSGAGEVQMTTTGTHTIDGTRVPSIRNLTLATGATTQLNVATFVTGMLTLNANLNTPRAAVVLASSANGTAMVVNNGNFAVVGRAVVQRYIAPGLNPGLGYRHYSSPVSNVSFDSFIYQGYSAVVNPAYNSAAYPGTVTPFPTVYGYDQQRLVTAASPGNSGFNAGWYSPSAATNTMGVGVGYTFNIAPGKLLEFDGPLNNGPISRSNLARNEEADGGWHLLGNPYPAPIDWRQTFTGATNLLNSVYVFKSSGQYDGSYVSYVNGVGEARYIASGQAFFVRVAAPNLVGSLDFTNSARLTTYLSPDFSRPATTEARPLVQLDLVSGERHDAAYVYFEQGATAGFDAAYDAYKITAGEVAALSVQAGAEVLSISGLPNTLAAGQVTVPLSVYVPKAGNYALAATQLLNLPAGVTVYLRDAQTGALVNLQQQPEYAFSTGAPLYTTTRFTLVFSPQQVLASFTAQLSTQVALYPNPAQREVTVTLPALLRQPGSALSLVNALGQTVLRQAVPATGPDGTMRLALAGVAKGVYTLRISSPAGSASKKLVVE